Within Telopea speciosissima isolate NSW1024214 ecotype Mountain lineage chromosome 8, Tspe_v1, whole genome shotgun sequence, the genomic segment TTGTAGGCTTTTCACCTTGCTCCACCATCCTTCTAAATATTTGCACAGCAGCTGAAGTTTCTGATGCTTTGGAACATGCTACAAGAACAGAATTCCATTCCCGACTTCCTGGTTTTAGGCCTTTATCTTCCATCTTGTTAAGCAACTGAATGCCCCATCTCCAAATACCTTTTCTCCTAGCTGCAGTGAGCAGAAAGTTGAAGTGTGAAACAATTAATTCTTGTGATAAGTTATTTGGATTTGGTCCCTTATCTAACAAATCTTCATAAATCTCCAAAGCAGCCCACCATTTCTTAGCCTTGCCCATCAACCATATTATATGGTTGCAAACAGATAAACTAATATCAGACTCCCTCTCTCTTATCCTATTATACAATTCCTTTGCCACAGTATAATGACCTTCACGCGTACATGCCCAAGCAAGGCGCTCATATTCACCCTGTCCAGATCTCAGACCAGCCTTATCCATTTCAGTAAGAAGCTTCAATACATTGCTGCTGCTCAAGTCATCTCCCTTCACAAGCCACCGCCGCATCACTTGGTAGCAAATACGGATGGTAAAGTTCTCAAGCTTAATGAACTCAGTTTCCCAGTCTTCATCCCCATCTTTTCCTATCTCCCccttttggtatttttttgttaattcaacaaaaaacttaaGGGCTCCACTCCCATCTTCCATTCTTCTATAAACCAGCAAAGCTGTTGAACAGGACACTGGAGATGGAGAAAAACCCTTCTCTTCAATCTCTTTGAGAACATTAAGGGCCTCAAGACACCGTCCTTGCTCTAAATaaatggccattaaagtgttgtAAGTAACAACATTAGGAAAGACACCTTCCTCTGCCATATCTTCCATGACTTTCTCCACTTCTCCAAACTGTTCAGATTGTTTCACTGCACCCAATAAACTATTATATATGAAAAGGTTTGGGCCAGTGAAACCATtggtctccttcttctttctcttaagCCATTCGACAAGAGCCATAGCAGGCTctaatctcttttctttgccAAAACTTTTGATCATTGACGAATAGACAGGAGGGGGCAGTTCAGAGAAGTCCTTAAGAACATCTTCTATATCTTCCGGGGTTTTAGCAACTTGTAAGCTCCACGCCAATGCACGAACATCAATTCGTGCGTCCTTCCTTTCAACTGCTTCTCTCTCACTTTCATAACTTCCTCtgcctcctccttctccttcttcagtaGGAAGTTCGCCACCATCTTTTCCCTCAACAATATCACTAGTGTTTGGAGACTCTTCACTGATATCCTCCCCAATT encodes:
- the LOC122670494 gene encoding protein LOW PHOTOSYNTHETIC EFFICIENCY 1, chloroplastic-like, encoding MEALSVWSLKGDLWVSPLLEFDVGYSCISRTKRKWVVSHAVHHRRSCHQLLVSSTLGDFWSRSQSRWHSKFDASYGIFSNHSKLNFVLVCEPTRSSSGSSFPVAWAFDQRAIGEDISEESPNTSDIVEGKDGGELPTEEGEGGGRGSYESEREAVERKDARIDVRALAWSLQVAKTPEDIEDVLKDFSELPPPVYSSMIKSFGKEKRLEPAMALVEWLKRKKKETNGFTGPNLFIYNSLLGAVKQSEQFGEVEKVMEDMAEEGVFPNVVTYNTLMAIYLEQGRCLEALNVLKEIEEKGFSPSPVSCSTALLVYRRMEDGSGALKFFVELTKKYQKGEIGKDGDEDWETEFIKLENFTIRICYQVMRRWLVKGDDLSSSNVLKLLTEMDKAGLRSGQGEYERLAWACTREGHYTVAKELYNRIRERESDISLSVCNHIIWLMGKAKKWWAALEIYEDLLDKGPNPNNLSQELIVSHFNFLLTAARRKGIWRWGIQLLNKMEDKGLKPGSREWNSVLVACSKASETSAAVQIFRRMVEQGEKPTIVSYGALLSALEKGKLYDDALRVWKHMIKVGIEPNLYAYTIMASVYAGQGRSEMVDSIIRDMVSSGIEPTVVTFNAIITGCARNSMGSTAFEWFHRMKVHNVSPNEITYEMLIEALANDAKPRLAYELYLRAYMEGLQLSSKTYDAVIQSSRDHGATIDESILGPRPVEKKKNSAEVSRIL